Proteins encoded together in one Chitinophaga varians window:
- a CDS encoding alpha-galactosidase, producing the protein MKRLLCISLLLLSQYTWAQRQQIRLSTRNISLVYNINAQGRLVQQYFGRALQPANADTAAKSGQEAYVTAGMESLLDPAVRIVHNDGNPSLELKYVSSRSDKKDDNVSSTAITLQDPVYPVSVILHFETYFQEDIIKAWTEIKHTEKQPVQLTAYASSMLHFNAARYWLTQFHGDWAKEATMVEEKLTKGSKILDSKLGVRANMYQSPMFLLSLNGAPDENTGEVLAGTLAWTGNFRFGFEVDEKNALHVSAGINPYASEYTLQPNEVFTTPAFLFTWSDHGKGQTSRNFQHWAVNYGILDGHTPRLTLLNNWEATGMHFDETKLTSLFGGAAKLGVDLFLLDDGWFANKYPRDADNAGLGDWDTNKDKLPHGLGYLVKEAAKQGVKFGIWLEPEMVNPKSELYTKHPDWIMRLPNRAENYYRNQMVLDLINPAVQDFVFDIVDKTMTDNPGIAYIKWDCNRMLTNTYSPYLKGKQSHLFIDYTRSLYKVLERVRAKYPHLPIMLCSGGGGRTDYGAMKYFTEFWPSDNTDPLDRIYIQYGYSHFFPSNTMAAHITNMGKQSLKFRTDVAMMGKLGYDIKVDDFTPQELQFSHDAVSTYNRLRDIVWYGDLYRLVSPYNQPRAVFQYTTADKQKAVVFHYLMNTRRVDVFPLVKLQGLDPKKNYRVSEVNLFPGTKSAFSNQLYSGDFLMNVGITLTPGKVKPLSSNVLEVVAE; encoded by the coding sequence ATGAAAAGATTGCTCTGTATAAGCCTTTTGCTGCTTTCCCAGTACACATGGGCACAACGTCAGCAAATACGGCTTTCTACCCGGAACATCAGCCTGGTTTACAACATCAATGCCCAGGGGCGACTGGTACAGCAGTATTTTGGACGGGCCTTACAACCTGCCAATGCCGACACCGCTGCCAAAAGCGGACAGGAAGCCTATGTCACTGCCGGCATGGAAAGCCTCCTGGACCCCGCTGTACGGATCGTACACAACGATGGTAACCCTTCGCTGGAACTGAAATATGTTTCCTCCCGGTCTGACAAAAAAGACGATAACGTATCCTCAACAGCAATTACGCTTCAGGACCCCGTATATCCGGTAAGCGTTATCCTGCATTTCGAAACTTATTTTCAGGAAGACATTATCAAAGCCTGGACGGAAATCAAACACACCGAAAAACAGCCGGTGCAACTGACAGCTTACGCTTCCTCCATGCTGCATTTTAATGCTGCACGTTACTGGCTGACCCAGTTCCATGGCGACTGGGCCAAAGAAGCCACTATGGTCGAAGAAAAACTGACGAAAGGCAGCAAAATACTGGACAGCAAGCTGGGCGTACGCGCCAACATGTACCAGTCACCCATGTTCCTGCTCTCCCTCAACGGAGCTCCCGATGAAAACACCGGTGAAGTACTGGCAGGCACCCTGGCCTGGACAGGCAATTTCCGCTTCGGCTTTGAAGTGGACGAAAAAAATGCGCTGCATGTGAGCGCAGGTATCAATCCTTACGCCAGCGAATACACGCTGCAACCCAATGAAGTATTTACCACTCCTGCTTTCCTCTTCACCTGGTCGGACCATGGCAAAGGCCAAACCAGCCGTAACTTCCAGCATTGGGCAGTGAACTACGGCATCCTCGACGGACACACGCCCCGTTTGACGTTACTGAACAACTGGGAAGCTACCGGCATGCATTTCGACGAAACAAAGCTCACCAGCCTGTTTGGCGGCGCTGCCAAACTCGGCGTAGATCTTTTTCTGCTGGATGACGGATGGTTTGCCAATAAGTACCCCCGCGATGCAGACAACGCCGGTTTGGGTGACTGGGACACCAATAAAGACAAACTGCCACATGGTCTCGGCTATCTCGTGAAAGAGGCTGCCAAACAAGGCGTCAAATTCGGTATCTGGCTGGAACCGGAAATGGTAAACCCTAAAAGTGAATTGTATACCAAACATCCCGACTGGATAATGCGTCTTCCCAACCGCGCAGAAAACTACTACCGCAATCAAATGGTGTTAGACCTGATCAATCCAGCTGTTCAGGACTTCGTTTTTGATATTGTAGATAAGACGATGACCGACAATCCGGGAATCGCCTACATTAAATGGGACTGTAACCGAATGCTCACCAACACCTACTCTCCTTATCTGAAAGGAAAACAATCACATCTTTTTATTGACTATACCCGTAGCCTTTATAAAGTACTGGAAAGAGTGCGCGCTAAATATCCGCATCTGCCTATTATGCTGTGCTCCGGTGGCGGTGGCCGTACTGACTATGGTGCCATGAAATACTTCACTGAATTCTGGCCCAGCGATAATACTGATCCGCTCGACAGGATTTATATTCAATATGGCTACTCCCATTTCTTCCCTTCCAATACCATGGCTGCTCACATTACCAATATGGGAAAACAATCATTGAAGTTCCGTACAGATGTGGCTATGATGGGCAAGCTGGGATATGATATTAAAGTAGACGATTTTACACCGCAGGAATTACAGTTCAGCCACGATGCCGTTTCTACGTATAACCGTTTACGTGATATTGTGTGGTATGGCGACCTTTATCGGCTTGTTTCGCCTTATAACCAGCCTCGCGCGGTGTTTCAATATACCACTGCAGACAAACAAAAAGCAGTGGTGTTTCATTACCTCATGAATACGCGGCGGGTAGATGTTTTCCCGCTGGTGAAGTTACAGGGACTGGACCCGAAAAAGAACTACCGGGTGAGTGAAGTCAATCTGTTTCCCGGAACTAAATCAGCTTTCAGTAACCAGTTATATAGCGGAGATTTTCTGATGAACGTAGGGATTACGCTTACTCCCGGAAAAGTAAAACCACTCTCCAGCAATGTCCTGGAAGTAGTAGCAGAATAA
- a CDS encoding lipid II flippase Amj family protein: MTPQIIIVLVLTAVINLIVTLSLAVRIVGVRTGRIAITFSLFNILVLVSRTANTFQAPLLAKTVEDQLKQEAAGNEGVFRLIILSCTIGSVIGAVLIPSFQRVLSKAVEHFSVHRSVPRLLYLGFSGSGRQFIKENLKMPSKESITALDPTKGFPKRIFLANLVATAIMTISVLCCVYAAYINPAYRTTASNLSGVINGVATLLMVLFIDPHSSVLTDDVVLGKVSVSYFRQYITYMVIARVAGTLLAQLLLLPGASFIAWLAGQV, encoded by the coding sequence ATGACGCCGCAGATTATCATTGTGCTGGTACTGACAGCCGTTATCAACCTGATTGTTACCCTGTCTTTGGCTGTGAGGATTGTAGGGGTTAGGACCGGGAGGATAGCCATTACTTTTTCCCTTTTTAACATCCTGGTGCTGGTGTCCCGTACGGCCAATACTTTTCAGGCGCCATTGCTGGCGAAGACGGTGGAAGACCAGTTAAAACAGGAGGCTGCCGGCAATGAAGGTGTTTTCCGGTTGATTATTTTATCGTGTACTATTGGTTCTGTTATTGGCGCGGTGTTGATTCCATCTTTTCAGCGGGTATTATCGAAAGCGGTCGAGCATTTTAGTGTGCATCGTTCTGTGCCGCGGTTGCTATACCTTGGCTTTTCCGGTTCAGGTAGACAGTTTATCAAAGAAAACCTGAAGATGCCTTCCAAAGAAAGCATTACCGCATTAGACCCCACGAAAGGGTTTCCCAAAAGAATATTTTTGGCTAACCTGGTCGCTACAGCAATCATGACGATCAGTGTGCTTTGTTGCGTATATGCCGCTTATATTAATCCCGCTTACAGGACCACGGCCAGTAATTTATCGGGCGTTATCAATGGAGTTGCCACTTTATTGATGGTGCTTTTTATAGATCCGCATTCTTCGGTGCTGACCGATGATGTGGTGTTGGGCAAGGTCAGTGTGAGCTACTTCCGGCAGTATATCACGTATATGGTCATTGCCCGTGTGGCCGGCACTTTGCTGGCGCAGCTGTTACTGTTGCCTGGCGCGTCCTTCATTGCGTGGCTGGCCGGACAGGTGTAA
- a CDS encoding ClpP family protease — MAFLIPTVIDGDGRNAFDIYSLLLKERIIFLGTSIDDQVANLIVAQLLYLDSMGHQPISMYINSPGGVVYSGLAIYDTMKMLKSPVSTMSMGFTGSMATVILTAGAKGQRYALPHATVHMHPTGGGAKGYTEDVRIAYREQERLQSQIFYLIAQHAGRRTEEIEAAFENDHFMNAVEAQSFGLIDQVLGSTEDLIALEHSPFRVALMQQQPGAGKALTGGPRPALP; from the coding sequence ATGGCTTTTCTGATTCCTACCGTCATTGACGGCGATGGCCGCAACGCCTTTGACATATACAGCCTGCTGCTCAAAGAGCGCATCATTTTCCTGGGCACCTCCATAGACGACCAGGTGGCCAACCTTATTGTGGCACAGCTGCTTTACCTGGACAGCATGGGGCACCAGCCCATCAGCATGTACATCAACAGTCCCGGTGGCGTTGTTTATTCCGGCCTGGCCATTTACGATACCATGAAAATGCTGAAATCGCCCGTGTCCACCATGTCAATGGGCTTCACCGGCAGCATGGCTACCGTCATCCTCACTGCCGGCGCCAAAGGGCAACGGTATGCCCTTCCACACGCCACTGTGCATATGCACCCTACCGGTGGCGGTGCCAAAGGCTATACAGAAGATGTACGCATAGCGTACCGGGAACAGGAACGCCTGCAAAGCCAGATCTTCTACCTCATCGCACAACATGCCGGCAGGCGCACGGAAGAGATAGAAGCCGCCTTTGAAAACGACCACTTCATGAACGCCGTGGAAGCGCAGTCGTTCGGCCTTATAGACCAGGTGCTGGGCAGCACGGAAGACCTGATCGCACTGGAACATTCACCGTTCCGGGTGGCGCTCATGCAACAGCAGCCCGGCGCCGGAAAAGCACTCACCGGTGGCCCCCGGCCAGCACTTCCCTGA
- a CDS encoding RNA polymerase sigma factor, with amino-acid sequence MTMHNDPIFESVYRDTLPKVARMVHRMGGDLDTAKDIFHDAVIICLEKKQQNAVNIGSDQAYILGIARILCLRRLKDDRQYVTIHAHEDDYGIPSDFYDPPPVSQPVISFLKNAGKRCLQLLQAFYYDKLPMAEIARHLQYKTQHVATVQKYKCLEKIREQVKQTQHEEAAL; translated from the coding sequence ATGACCATGCATAACGATCCCATTTTTGAGTCTGTATACCGGGACACCCTTCCGAAAGTGGCGAGGATGGTGCACCGTATGGGGGGCGATCTGGACACCGCCAAAGACATATTTCATGATGCGGTGATCATCTGCCTGGAGAAAAAACAACAAAACGCTGTCAACATAGGCTCTGATCAGGCTTATATCCTGGGCATTGCCCGGATACTGTGCCTGCGCAGGCTGAAAGATGACCGTCAGTATGTGACTATTCATGCTCACGAAGACGATTACGGCATTCCTTCTGACTTCTATGATCCGCCGCCTGTCTCCCAACCGGTGATCAGTTTCCTCAAAAACGCCGGCAAAAGATGCCTGCAGCTGTTACAGGCGTTTTATTACGACAAGCTGCCCATGGCGGAGATAGCCCGTCACCTGCAATACAAAACACAGCACGTAGCCACGGTCCAGAAATACAAATGCCTCGAAAAAATCAGGGAACAGGTAAAACAAACACAACATGAGGAAGCAGCTTTGTGA
- a CDS encoding DUF4240 domain-containing protein, whose protein sequence is MNEANFWQLIETAWSVSPELNAARRLALRTNDPFLLESLSYELTDVIGENLRQVLQTLDKASLASFLLTMEQKLYHIDRQEVQQYTDGSDDGFLYCRCFIVGMGEAYYNGIDSNPALAAMDVEADSIGFIGYEVYLEKFNESFPRNSIYCIESGSNRKGW, encoded by the coding sequence ATGAATGAAGCCAACTTCTGGCAGCTGATAGAAACTGCCTGGTCCGTTTCTCCCGAACTCAATGCGGCCCGCCGGCTTGCTTTAAGGACCAACGATCCCTTTCTTCTCGAATCCCTTAGCTACGAACTGACCGATGTAATCGGCGAAAACCTTCGCCAGGTATTGCAAACACTGGACAAAGCATCCCTGGCGTCGTTCCTGCTCACTATGGAACAAAAACTCTATCATATTGACAGGCAGGAAGTTCAACAATACACCGACGGCTCAGACGACGGTTTTCTCTACTGCCGCTGTTTTATCGTAGGCATGGGCGAAGCCTATTACAACGGCATCGACAGTAATCCTGCACTGGCCGCCATGGACGTGGAAGCAGACAGTATCGGCTTTATCGGCTATGAAGTGTACCTCGAAAAGTTCAATGAGTCCTTTCCGCGTAACAGCATCTACTGTATAGAAAGCGGTTCCAACAGAAAAGGCTGGTAG
- a CDS encoding acyltransferase, which produces MKRYINFFFRLNLKTIYFNFKYLPFSQAIRLPILISRRVYLRAAKGKISFECPVRTAMVQIGYEGVGIFDHKKSRSIWEVSGEVVFKGKAVIGHGSKISVRKGGVLSLGDNFVISAETSIVVTTNVTFGNNNLLSWDILVMDTDFHLIEDESGKVLNSPMPIVIGDKVWIGCRSVILKGANIPDNCVIGANSVLSRELEEEKGVYVGNPIKLVKRNITWNY; this is translated from the coding sequence ATGAAAAGATATATTAATTTTTTTTTTCGGCTGAACCTTAAAACCATCTATTTTAATTTTAAATATCTCCCTTTCTCCCAGGCAATCAGACTTCCCATCTTGATTTCCCGAAGGGTTTACCTAAGGGCGGCTAAGGGTAAAATATCGTTTGAATGTCCTGTCAGGACAGCTATGGTGCAAATTGGATATGAGGGAGTCGGGATTTTTGATCATAAAAAATCAAGAAGCATCTGGGAAGTAAGCGGAGAGGTTGTTTTTAAGGGAAAAGCCGTAATTGGCCATGGCTCAAAGATTTCTGTAAGGAAAGGAGGTGTCCTTTCCCTGGGTGATAACTTTGTAATTTCTGCAGAGACATCTATTGTTGTCACGACAAACGTTACGTTTGGAAATAATAACCTGTTGTCGTGGGATATTCTGGTGATGGATACTGATTTCCATTTAATAGAGGACGAGTCAGGAAAAGTCCTTAATTCACCGATGCCTATTGTTATTGGAGATAAGGTTTGGATCGGGTGTCGGTCCGTGATTTTAAAAGGGGCGAATATTCCTGATAATTGTGTTATAGGAGCTAATTCTGTTCTCTCCCGTGAGTTAGAAGAGGAAAAGGGGGTGTATGTAGGAAATCCCATTAAACTGGTGAAAAGGAATATTACATGGAATTACTAA
- a CDS encoding DUF3050 domain-containing protein, with the protein MNIEKIQETISANREKVISHPLYASLETLDDIRLFMEYHVYAVWDFMSLLKGLQQQLTCVNVPWVPVGNAATRYLINEIVTGEESDIDMDGNRCSHFELYERAMEQAGADTSKIKALIAAIAAGTPIHTILAASSLPEAVKGFLGFTFDVIATGKAHVMAAVFTFGREDLIPDMFHALVKDLDRKFPGKLGTFIYYLERHIEVDGDHHSQLAMQMVQELCGNDSKKWEEAAEYAAQSLFWRTQLWSGIVQQKVF; encoded by the coding sequence ATGAACATCGAGAAAATACAGGAAACCATTTCCGCCAACAGGGAAAAAGTTATTTCCCATCCTTTATACGCTTCCCTCGAAACCCTCGACGATATCCGCCTCTTCATGGAATACCATGTGTATGCCGTGTGGGATTTTATGTCGTTGCTGAAAGGCCTGCAGCAGCAGCTTACCTGCGTCAACGTGCCCTGGGTACCCGTAGGTAATGCCGCTACCCGCTACCTTATCAATGAAATCGTTACCGGCGAAGAAAGCGACATTGACATGGACGGTAACCGTTGCAGCCATTTTGAGCTCTATGAAAGAGCAATGGAACAGGCAGGCGCTGACACAAGCAAAATAAAGGCCCTTATTGCCGCTATCGCCGCCGGCACGCCCATACACACCATCCTTGCAGCATCTTCGCTTCCTGAGGCTGTAAAAGGGTTTCTTGGCTTTACTTTCGATGTGATCGCTACCGGTAAGGCACATGTAATGGCAGCCGTCTTCACCTTTGGCCGTGAAGACCTCATCCCTGATATGTTCCATGCCCTGGTAAAAGACCTCGACCGTAAATTCCCCGGAAAACTGGGCACCTTCATCTATTACCTCGAAAGACATATCGAAGTAGACGGCGATCATCATAGTCAATTGGCCATGCAGATGGTACAGGAACTTTGTGGCAACGATTCCAAAAAATGGGAAGAAGCCGCTGAATACGCCGCCCAGTCACTGTTCTGGCGTACTCAATTATGGAGCGGCATCGTTCAGCAAAAAGTTTTTTAG
- the recQ gene encoding DNA helicase RecQ — protein sequence MAVVKVSLMDALREHFGFDSFKGNQEIIINSILSGKDTFVIMPTGGGKSLCYQLPALMSPGCALIVSPLIALMKNQVDLVRGYSSKDNVAHFLNSTLSKAQIKKVRTDLQTGKTKLLYVAPETLTKQENLDFFRELEISFIAVDEAHCISEWGHDFRPEYRRLKEMIDQINDKLPIIALTATATPKVQSDIVKNLGLNNPNIYISSFNRSNLYYEIRPKRKKDLTIKDIVKYIHQHKGKSGIIYTLNRKTTEELADMLSANNIKAVAYHAGLDPTTRAQRQDMFLHEDVEVIVATIAFGMGIDKPDVRFVIHYNIPKSLENYYQETGRAGRDGLEGNCICYYSHKDVQKLEHLMRDKPLSEREMGAQLINETVAYAESAVCRRKVILHYFGEKYETEDCGQCDNCRNPKEKIEVKNRVVIVLKAIKALEERFGSEYVVNVITGKTSPQISTYRHDQLDIFGEGKEFDAHFWNSLIRQMMLEGLIEKDIEEYGLLKVTDKGKKFLKKPYSIMVALNHQFDEDGVEEEEEANAEANASADPALFEMLKELRKKVAKEKNLPPFVIFLETSLEDMATQYPTTVQELEKIQGVSKGKAVRYGKQFIDVIAKYVEENNITKPDDFVMKSVVNKSGMKVFIIQNIDKKIPLETIAKNKELTISQLLDEMETIVASGTKLNLDYCIDEELDDYAQDEIMEYFKGCETSSLALAREELIENDYTLEQLKLVRIKFLVEYGN from the coding sequence ATGGCTGTTGTAAAGGTAAGTTTGATGGATGCATTACGCGAACATTTCGGGTTCGATTCCTTTAAAGGAAATCAGGAAATCATTATAAATAGCATCCTATCGGGAAAAGATACCTTCGTTATCATGCCAACAGGCGGAGGAAAATCCCTGTGTTATCAATTACCGGCGCTGATGAGCCCGGGTTGTGCACTGATCGTATCTCCCCTCATAGCACTGATGAAAAACCAGGTTGACCTGGTCCGGGGTTATAGTAGTAAAGACAATGTGGCGCACTTTCTGAACTCCACGCTCTCCAAGGCGCAGATCAAAAAAGTACGCACAGACCTGCAAACCGGTAAAACAAAGCTGCTGTATGTAGCGCCGGAAACACTGACAAAACAGGAAAACCTGGATTTCTTCCGGGAACTGGAAATCTCGTTCATCGCAGTAGACGAGGCACACTGTATCTCCGAATGGGGCCACGACTTCCGTCCGGAGTACCGCCGGCTGAAAGAGATGATCGACCAGATCAACGATAAACTGCCGATCATCGCACTTACCGCCACCGCTACGCCTAAAGTACAAAGCGACATCGTTAAGAACCTGGGATTAAACAATCCCAATATCTATATCTCTTCTTTCAACCGTTCCAACCTGTACTACGAAATCAGGCCAAAACGCAAGAAAGACCTGACTATCAAGGATATCGTCAAATATATCCATCAGCACAAAGGCAAAAGCGGTATTATCTACACGCTCAACCGGAAAACCACCGAGGAGCTGGCCGATATGCTGTCTGCCAACAATATCAAGGCCGTAGCTTATCATGCAGGCCTGGACCCTACCACCCGTGCACAACGTCAGGATATGTTCCTGCACGAAGACGTAGAGGTAATTGTGGCCACCATTGCCTTCGGTATGGGCATCGACAAACCGGACGTGCGGTTCGTGATCCACTACAACATTCCCAAAAGCCTTGAAAACTATTACCAGGAAACCGGCCGTGCCGGTCGTGACGGACTGGAAGGCAACTGTATCTGTTACTATTCCCACAAGGACGTACAGAAACTGGAACACCTGATGCGCGACAAGCCCCTCAGTGAAAGGGAAATGGGCGCCCAGCTGATCAATGAAACCGTGGCTTACGCCGAAAGCGCTGTATGCCGCCGTAAAGTTATCCTGCACTATTTCGGGGAAAAATATGAAACAGAAGATTGTGGCCAGTGCGACAACTGCCGCAATCCGAAGGAAAAAATAGAAGTCAAAAACAGGGTGGTGATCGTTCTCAAAGCCATCAAAGCCCTGGAAGAACGTTTTGGCAGCGAATACGTAGTAAATGTGATCACCGGCAAAACCAGTCCGCAGATATCTACCTATCGCCATGACCAGCTGGACATCTTCGGAGAAGGCAAAGAATTTGATGCACATTTCTGGAATTCCCTTATCCGGCAAATGATGCTGGAAGGCCTTATCGAGAAAGACATCGAAGAATACGGCCTGCTGAAGGTAACGGACAAAGGCAAAAAATTCCTCAAAAAGCCCTACTCCATCATGGTGGCCCTCAATCACCAGTTTGACGAAGACGGCGTGGAAGAGGAAGAAGAAGCCAATGCAGAAGCCAACGCCTCTGCCGACCCGGCGCTGTTTGAAATGCTGAAGGAACTGCGCAAGAAAGTAGCCAAAGAAAAAAACCTGCCTCCTTTCGTGATCTTCCTGGAAACATCCCTCGAAGACATGGCCACCCAATATCCCACTACCGTACAGGAACTGGAAAAAATACAGGGTGTCAGCAAAGGTAAAGCAGTGCGCTACGGTAAACAGTTTATCGACGTTATCGCCAAATACGTGGAAGAAAACAACATCACCAAGCCAGATGACTTTGTGATGAAGAGCGTTGTCAACAAAAGCGGCATGAAGGTGTTCATCATTCAGAACATCGACAAAAAAATCCCGTTGGAAACCATCGCCAAAAACAAGGAGCTCACCATCTCCCAGCTGCTGGACGAAATGGAGACCATTGTTGCCAGCGGCACCAAACTCAACCTTGATTATTGCATTGATGAAGAACTGGACGACTACGCCCAGGATGAAATCATGGAATACTTCAAGGGTTGTGAAACATCCAGCCTGGCGCTGGCCCGGGAAGAACTGATCGAAAACGATTACACACTGGAACAACTTAAACTGGTCCGCATAAAATTCCTGGTGGAATACGGCAACTAG
- a CDS encoding SIS domain-containing protein has product MKRNGTINIGTVAKRTIALEAAAINDLQHFIDADFEKVVELVAQCKGRLVVTGIGKSAIIAQKIVATLNSTGTPALFMHAADAIHGDLGMITPEDIVMCISKSGTSAEVKVLVPLVKNFGNTLVAMVGNTGSFLAQEADYVLNTTVSQEACPNNLAPTTSTTAQLAMGDALAVCLIEWHGFTAADFAKFHPGGALGKKLYLKVADLCKLHQAPSVLLTSTLREVIVEISSKMLGVTAVLDEKGALQGIITDGDLRRMLEKNVATAGVTAKDIMSVNPKNIQQSELAINALEMMRQHDITQLLAMDGDRYCGVIHLHDLIREGII; this is encoded by the coding sequence ATGAAAAGGAATGGAACCATTAACATCGGAACAGTAGCCAAACGCACAATTGCTTTGGAAGCAGCGGCTATTAATGATTTGCAGCATTTTATAGATGCAGATTTTGAGAAAGTGGTGGAACTGGTCGCCCAATGCAAAGGGAGACTGGTGGTAACAGGCATCGGTAAAAGCGCCATTATCGCCCAGAAAATAGTGGCCACCTTAAACTCCACAGGCACCCCGGCGCTGTTTATGCACGCGGCAGACGCCATCCATGGTGACCTGGGCATGATAACGCCGGAAGATATCGTGATGTGTATCTCCAAAAGCGGTACCTCCGCTGAAGTGAAGGTGCTGGTGCCCCTGGTGAAGAATTTTGGCAACACTTTAGTCGCCATGGTGGGGAATACCGGCTCATTTCTGGCACAGGAAGCGGACTATGTGCTCAATACCACGGTGAGCCAGGAAGCCTGTCCCAATAACCTTGCACCCACTACCAGCACGACTGCCCAATTGGCGATGGGGGATGCCCTGGCCGTTTGCCTTATCGAATGGCACGGATTTACGGCTGCTGATTTTGCCAAGTTCCATCCCGGTGGTGCATTAGGTAAAAAATTATACCTGAAGGTGGCAGACCTCTGCAAATTACATCAGGCTCCCAGCGTATTGTTAACCAGCACATTAAGGGAAGTAATCGTGGAGATATCCTCCAAAATGCTGGGCGTCACCGCCGTTCTGGACGAAAAAGGTGCTCTTCAGGGAATTATCACCGATGGTGACCTGCGGCGCATGCTGGAAAAAAATGTTGCTACCGCCGGCGTAACAGCCAAAGATATCATGTCGGTCAACCCGAAAAATATCCAGCAAAGCGAATTGGCGATCAACGCATTGGAGATGATGCGCCAGCACGATATCACACAATTGCTGGCCATGGACGGTGACCGGTACTGCGGCGTGATTCACTTACATGATTTAATCAGAGAAGGAATTATATAA
- a CDS encoding mannose-1-phosphate guanylyltransferase, whose product MTQLNSHFYVAIMAGGIGSRFWPHSRTDNPKQFLDILNTGKTLLQWTYERFATFIPKENIFVVTHHQYTGKVAEQLPEVAEANIVSEPSRKNTAPCVAYISHKIHKQDPLANIICAPADHLIMDGPAFTSACLNALLFVQKHSALLTLGIKPTRPDTGYGYIQYEPQQVADNVYKVKTFTEKPNLELAKTFLQSGDFLWNAGIFVWNVKTILAAFREYLPEIDELFEQSTSALNTPEEKEAIEKVYPQCTNISIDYGIMEKADNVYVIPSNFGWSDLGTWASAYENLEKDYLGNAVQGKNVVVIDATKCMVKVPNEKLVLLQGLDEFIVIDTNDVLLICRKDNEQQIKEYVAEIKRNKGEKYL is encoded by the coding sequence ATGACACAACTGAACAGCCATTTTTATGTGGCCATCATGGCCGGAGGCATTGGCAGCCGTTTTTGGCCCCATAGCCGGACAGATAATCCCAAGCAGTTCCTGGACATCCTGAACACGGGAAAAACATTGCTCCAATGGACATATGAACGGTTTGCGACCTTCATTCCAAAGGAAAACATCTTCGTGGTGACGCATCATCAGTATACCGGCAAAGTGGCGGAACAACTGCCCGAAGTGGCGGAAGCAAATATTGTCAGCGAACCTTCCCGCAAAAACACGGCCCCCTGCGTTGCCTATATCTCCCATAAAATACATAAACAGGACCCGCTGGCCAATATCATCTGTGCTCCGGCTGATCACCTGATCATGGACGGACCGGCATTTACCTCGGCCTGCCTGAACGCCCTGCTGTTTGTACAGAAACACAGCGCCCTGTTAACGCTTGGCATCAAACCCACCCGCCCTGATACCGGGTACGGCTACATCCAGTATGAACCGCAACAGGTGGCTGACAACGTTTATAAAGTCAAAACATTTACCGAAAAGCCCAACCTGGAACTGGCCAAAACCTTCCTGCAAAGCGGCGACTTCCTCTGGAATGCCGGCATCTTCGTATGGAATGTGAAAACCATCCTCGCTGCTTTCCGGGAATACCTCCCCGAAATAGATGAGCTGTTTGAACAAAGCACATCAGCCCTGAACACACCGGAAGAAAAGGAAGCCATCGAAAAAGTATATCCGCAATGCACCAATATCTCCATCGACTATGGTATCATGGAGAAAGCTGATAACGTGTACGTGATCCCTTCCAACTTCGGCTGGAGTGACCTGGGCACCTGGGCCTCCGCTTACGAAAACCTGGAAAAAGACTACCTGGGCAACGCTGTACAGGGAAAAAACGTGGTAGTAATAGACGCTACCAAGTGCATGGTGAAAGTGCCAAATGAGAAACTGGTACTGCTGCAGGGCCTCGATGAATTTATCGTGATTGATACAAACGACGTGCTCCTAATTTGCCGGAAAGACAATGAGCAGCAGATCAAGGAATATGTGGCGGAAATCAAGCGCAACAAAGGCGAAAAATATCTCTAG